The window AGCCTGATCGGCCTGGCCTACGCCTTCAAATGGGTCTGGTCGCCCCTGCTCGACCAATGGCGCCTGCCACTACTGGGCAAGCTGGGGCGCCGCCGTTCGTGGCTGGTGCTGGCGCAGACGCTGATTGTCCTCGGCCTGATCGGCATGGGTTTCTGCGACCCGCAAAAACACCTGTCCTGGCTGATCGCAATCGCCGTACTCGTCGCCTTCGCTTCCGCCACCCAGGACATCGCGGTCGACGCCTACCGTCTGGAAATCGCCAACGACAGCCAGCAGGCCGCCCTTGCCGCCAGCTACATGTCCGGTTATCGGGTCGCGGCGCTGCTGGCGACGGCCGGCGCATTGTTCTTTGCCGAAGGTTTCGGTTCCACCGGTTTCAGCTACAAGCACTCGGCCTGGACCGGCACCTATGTGCTGTTCGGCGTGCTGATGATCCCGGCATTGCTCACCACGCTGCTCATGCGTGAGCCACCGGTGCCGCTGCGCACGCAGCTGTCGGCCGGACGCTACAGTTTCATCCACCAGCTGGCATCGGTGTTCGTGCTGATCATCCTGCTGGTGTCGGTCCCGGCGATGTTCACCCAGCTCTACAACACCGACTTCGCCAGCGTGCTGTTCCACGACGCCACCCTGCTCGACCTGTTGCTCGAAGACCGCGCCTTCCTGCGTGCGATCCTCTACACCACCCTGACCGCTCTCTGCCTGTCGCGCATGGGCCGCCGCGGCCTGGCGCCCGTGCTGACACCGGTCAACGACTTCATCGTGCGCTACCGCTGGCAGGCCCTGCTGCTGCTCGGACTGATCGCCACCTACCGGATGTCGGACACGGTGATGGGGGTGATGGCCAACGTCTTCTACATCGACCAGGGCTTCACCAAGGACCAGATCGCCGGCGTCAGCAAGATCTTCGGCCTGATCATGACCCTGCTCGGTGCCGGCGTCGGCGGCCTGTTGATCGTGCGTTTCGGCATCCTGCCGATCCTGTTCATCGGCGGCGCCGCCTCGGCCGCGACCAACCTGCTGTTCATGCTGCTGGCCGACATGGGCCCGAACCTGAACATGCTGATCGTGACCATCTCCCTGGACAACTTCAGCTCGGGCCTGGCGACCTCGGCGTTCGTCGCCTACCTGTCGAGCCTGACCAACCTGAAGTTCTCCGCCACCCAGTACGCCCTGCTCAGCTCGATCATGCTGCTGCTGCCGCGACTGATCGGCGGCTACTCGGGCGTGATGGTGGAGAAGCTCGGCTACCACAAGTTCTTCATCGTGACCGCCGTAATGGGCATTCCTACCCTGATCCTGATCGCACTGCACTGGTACCAGGAGATCCGTGGCGACGGCCCCGCGCCCGCCAACGAGACTGAAACCCAGGAAGCGCCGTAACGGGACTTCCTGCCCGGGAACACCCCGTAAACACGGGGGGAGCCAACCTCCCCCCGCGCAAGACCCGCCTCATGCCTGTACGCCGCCTGATCCCGCCCGTACAATGCTCCGTTATTTCCAGTCATAAGCACCGACAACGGCCAATTCATGCGCACCAGTCAATATTTGCTCGCCACACTGAAAGAAACGCCTTCCGATGCGGTCGTGATCAGCCACCAGCTGATGCTGCGCGCCGGGATGATCCGCAAACTCGCTTCCGGCCTGTACACCTGGCTGCCGATGGGCCTGCGCGTGATGCGCAAGGTCGAAGCCATCGTGCGCGAGGAAATGGACGCCGCCGGCGCCCTGGAAGTGTTGATGCCGGGTATCCAGCCGGCCGAGCTGTGGCAGGAATCCGGTCGCTGGGAACAGTACGGCCCCGAGCTGCTGCGCCTGAAGGACCGCCATGACCGCGACTTCTGCGCCGGCCCGACCCACGAGGAAGTGATCACCGACCTGTGCCGCAACGAGTTGAGCAGCTACAAGCAGCTGCCGATCAACCTGTACCAGATCCAGACCAAGTTCCGTGACGAGATCCGCCCACGCTTCGGCCTGATGCGCGGCCGCGAATTCATCATGAAGGACGCCTACTCCTTCCACGCCGACCAGCCGTCGCTGCAAGTCACCTACGACCGCATGCACCAGGCCTACTGCAATATCTTCACCCGCCTGGGCCTGCGTTTCCGTCCGGTGGAAGCCGATAACGGTTCGATCGGTGGCGCCGGTTCCCACGAGTTCCACGTACTGGCCGAGTCCGGCGAAGACGATATCGTCTTCAGCAATGGCTCCGATTACGCAGCGAACATCGAGAAAGCCGAAGCGGTGCCTCGCGAAACCTCGCGCCCTGCACCGACCGAGGAACTGCGCCTGGTCGACACCCCTGACGCGAAAACCATCGCGCAGCTGGTCGAAGGCTACAACCTGCCGATCGAGAAGACCGTCAAGACCCTGATCGTCCACGCCGAGGAAGAAGGCAAGCTGATTGCCCTGATCGTCCGTGGCGACCACGAACTGAACGAGATCAAGGCCGCCAACCAGCCTGGCGTCGCCAGCCCGCTGGTCATGGCGTCCGACGCCGAACTGCGTGACGCCATCGGCGCCGGCGCCGGTTCCCTCGGCCCGCTGAACCTGCCACTGCCGATCATCATCGACCGTTCGGTCGCCCTGATGAGCGACTTCGGCATCGGCGCGAACATCGACGACAAGCACTACTTCGGCGTGAACTGGGAACGCGACCTGCCGGTACCGACCGTCGCCGACCTGCGTAACGTCGTGGCCGGTGATCCGAGCCCGGACGGCAAGGGCACCCTGGAAATCAAGCGCGGCATCGAAGTCGGGCATATCTTCCAGCTGGGCACCAAGTACAGCGAAGCGATGAAGTGCCAGGTCCTGGGCGAGAACGGCAAGCCGGTCACCCTGACCATGGGTTGCTACGGCATCGGCGTGTCCCGCGTGGTGGCTGCGGCCATCGAGCAGAACAACGATGACAACGGCATTATCTGGAGCGACAGCCTCGCGCCCTTCCAGATCGCCCTGGTACCGCTGCGCTACGAGACCGAGCAGGTTCGCGAAGCCACCGACAAGCTCTACGCCGAACTGACCGCAGCCGGCTTCGAAGTGCTGCTGGACGACCGCGACAAGAAGACCAGCCCGGGCATCAAGTTCGCCGACATGGAACTGATCGGTATCCCTCACCGGATCGTGGTCAGCGACCGTGGCCTGGCCGAAGGCAACCTGGAATACAAGAGCCGTACCGAGAGCGAGGCGCAGGCACTGCCGGTCGCCGACGTGCTGTCGTTCCTCCAGGCCCGTATCCGTCGCTGAGCCCAGATAGAGCCCTCATGTCCAATCGAAGTACCTTGACCCTCGGGGGCGCCGCCTTGTGCGGCGCCCTGCTGCTGGCTGGCTGCGCCAACCCGATGTCGCAGCGCAGCGAGCACGAGGAACGCGTCGAGCGAAAACTGCTCGAACACAGCCTGCAGATCGATGTCGGTGACCCGAAGATCCTCGAGTTGCCGCAACGTCGTGTACGGATCCACGAACAAAAGACCTTCGAAGTCACCGAGTTCGATGTCACCCGCCGCTACGACCGCTACACGCCCTACCAGCCGTGGCGCAAGGTCTACGAGATTCCGCTGGGTGCGGTGGCGCTGGTTGGCGGCGTGGGTGCCAACGTGGTCAACGTGTTCGCCCTCGGTACCCTGCCCAGCAGCGTGACCCACGACTGGCTGAGCTACGGTGTCGATGGCCTCAACCCGTTCATGAACATGCAGTCCCATGGTCGGGCGCAGCAGAACCTGGCTGGCATCGAGGAAGTCCAGCGCGACAAGCGCATGGAGTATTCGAGCCTGCCCTGGGCCGAGCGTCCGGTCGAGGTCGTCGCCGGTCGCCAGACCTACGAGCTGACCACCGACCGTCACGGTGTATTGCGCCTGAACCTGCTGGACAGTCCGTTTGCCGAGCAGGACCTGAACCGAATCGGCAGCCTGACGATTCGCGTCGAGGACACCCAGGACCAGATCCACTCCGATTCCAGCCTGTCCATCAGCAGCAAGCTGCGTGGCAAGTTGGTCGAGGCCCACGCCCTGATCTACGACGACCTCGAGGGCGACGACGTGAGCCAATGGGTCCACCGGGTCAAGCGCTTGTCGGAACTGGGATTGGAAGAGGAAGCCAGCGAACTGGAGCAGAGCCTGATCGAACTGACCCGCAACGATCCCGAGTTGCAGCGTGAATTCGTCAAGTCGCTGACCCGCAACGCCGGTCGCCTGGTTGCCGATCCCGGGGCCATCTGAATCGACTGGGTGGCCCGCCTTGACCCGGCGGGCCATTTAGCGGTTGAACAGCTCCAGTTGCTCATGGCCGCTGCGCAAGTCCTGCAGGCGCACGCCAATGCCCAATAGCCGTACCGGCTTGCCACCTCGGGCAAACGCCTGGCTCAGCAGTTGCTGATAACTCTCCAGATCCCGCGCCGCACCGGCCTGCTCCAGGGTGGTCTGGGTAAAGTCGTGGAACTTCACCTTGACGAAGGGCTTTCCCGGTCGATAACCACTGTCCAGCCGAGCCACACGCCCAGCCAGGGTTTCCATCAGGTGCGGCAACTTCTCCAGGCAACTCTCAAGATCGGGCAGGTCGGTGTCGTAGGTGTTTTCCACACTGATCGACTGGCGCCGACTGTCGTTGTGCACCAGGCGCTCGTCGATCCCGCGCGCCAAGCCCCAGAGCCGCTCGCCAAAACTGCCGAACTCGCGCACCAGGGCCAACTTGCCCCATTCACGCAGTTGCAGGCAATCGACGATTCCCAGTCGCTCGAGCTTCTGCGCCGTGACCTTGCCGACGCCGTGCAACTTGCTCACCGGCAACCCGGCAACGAAGCCCTCCACCTGGTCCGGGGTGATCACGAACAACCCGTCGGGCTTTTTCCAGTCACTGGCGATCTTCGCCAGGAACTTGTTCGGCGCAACGCCCGCCGAGACGGTGATGTGCAACTGCCGGGAAACCCGGCGCCGGATGTCCTGGGCGATCCGCGTCGCACTGCCGGCAAAGTGCGGGCTATCGGAAACGTCGAGGTAGGCCTCGTCGAGCGACAGAGGCTCGATCAGCTCGGTGTAGTCGCGGAAGATCGCCTGGATCTCCTTCGAGACCTCCTTGTAGACGTCCATGCGCGGCTTGACGATCAACAGGTCCGGGCACAGGTTCAAGGCATGCCGCGACGACATCGCCGAGCGCACGCCGAATGCCCGCGCCTCGTAATTGCAGGTAGCGATCACCCCGCGGCGATCGGCTGAGCCACCGACCGCCATCGGCCGGCCCGCCAGGCGCGGATCGTCACGCATCTCGATGGCTGCGTAGAAGCAATCACAGTCCACGTGAATGATTTTGCGTTGCGTCATGAGGGACAGTTCTGAAGGCAGGAACGCATGGATCGCCAGTATCGCACCAGTCACTGTATATAGCACCAGTAGTTTGAATCTTCGTTCCAGGTTGTAGGAAACCACCAAAACGAATTTATTTTCTCAATCGACGAACGGCCACCAATAGAGCTGAAACCCTTGCCCAGCATGGCCCCGAGCCACCCCGAAAGCCGTTTTTGAATCCTAAGCAGTTGAACAATAAAGAGGTTTTTTGAAATTAAGGTTTGACAGCCTCGCGGATATCTGTAGAATTCCGCCACATCAGACGCGGGATGGAGCAGCCTGGTAGCTCGTCGGGCTCATAACCCGAAGGTCGTCGGTTCAAATCCGGCTCCCGCAACCAAACATCGAAAAAGGCCATATCGAAAGATATGGCCTTTTTTGTTTCTGGTTATTTCTATCCGCCCCGCCTTTTTCCCACACCGCAAAAAAACCTTGCCCACCTGACACTTAGCGAAACCGAGCAGTCACTTCCGGCATTTCTGCATTTTTTTTGACCATCCGGACCATTAAAGGTTGACACCGCGCCGTTCGGCTGTAGAATGCCGCCTCACTGACGCGGGATGGAGCAGCCTGGTAGCTCGTCGGGCTCATAACCCGAAGGTCGTCGGTTCAAATCCGGCTCCCGCAACCAAACATCAGAAAAGGCTACTCGAAAGAGTGGCCTTTTTTGTATCCGCCGAAAAAGTCCCCCCGCCACCCGCGCGAACCCTCGACAGAAATCGGAGTCAATGGCTGCACAGGCTATGCTGAATTCGCAACAAACTTCCTCTACAACAACAGCCCCGGTGCGTGGGTCGCCGCAAAGCGGCGAGACGCGTTAATATTTGTAATTATTTTGTCCATAGGGATTGGTAACTTGGCTGGATACCTCCATCCTGTCGCGCACAATCCTAGAGGTGATTGATGCGCGCCAACTCGTCTGAACCACAAGACCCCGTCACAGCGACACACCCGATTGCGGCCACCCGTTTGCGCTGGCTGGATCTGTTGAGCAAATACCGTCAATCCGTCGGCCTGGCTGTCACCCTGCTGTTGTTCGCCATTGCCCTGATCGCCTGCCGTCACCTGCTGATGGAGCTCGATCTGGATGCCCTGCACGACTCGATCATGAGCGTACCCAAGCCGGCACTGGGTGGAGCGGTCGCGGCCACCGTCATCGGCTTCATCATCCTGCTTGGCTACGAGTGGTCCGCCAGCCGCTACGCGGATGTCCAGCTGCCCGGCAAGACCCTGATGCTCGGCGGCTTCACCGCCTTCGCCATCGGCAACGCGATTGGCCTGTCGCTGCTTTCCGGCGGTTCGGTCCGCTATCGTCTCTATGCCCGCAACGGCCTGGGCGCTGCCGAAGTCGCCCGGATGACCCTGTTCGCCAGCCTGTCGCTGGGCTGCGCCCTACCACCGCTGGCCGCCCTGGCGACCCTGAGCAACCTGCCGGCCGCTTCCGAAGCCCTGCACCTGCCACCCTACCTGCTGGGCGGCGTCGCCGTGGCCATTCTCGGCCTGTCCGGCCTGCTGGCACTGGGCATCTATCGCCGGCGCCTGCCGGAGCAACCGATCCCCAACAACCTGCTGGTCAAGGTCGGCCGTCGCACCCTGCGCCTGCCCAGCGCACGCCTGACCCTGCTGCAACTGGTCATCACCGCCCTGGACGTGGCGGCAGCGGCCACCGTGCTCTATCTGCTGCTGCCGCAAGCGCCGCCCTTCGGCGCCTTCCTGCTGGTCTACCTGCTGGCCCTGGCTGCCGGGGTGCTGAGCCATGTGCCCGGCGGCGTCGGGGTGTTCGAGGCGATCCTGCTGGCCGCCTTCACCAACGAACTGGGCGCCGCCCCCCTGGCCGCCGCACTGCTGCTGTACCGGTTGATCTATGTTCTGCTGCCACTGCTGCTGGCCTGCCTGACGTTGCTGAGTACCGAGGCACAGCGCCTGATCGCCTCGCGCCAGAGCATGCGTGTAGCCTCGGGCATGGCCGCGCCGATCCTCGCGGTCCTGGTGTTCCTCTCCGGCGTGGCCCTGCTGTTCTCCGGCGCCACTCCGGAAATCGATACGCGCCTGGAAGGTATCGACTT of the Pseudomonas vanderleydeniana genome contains:
- a CDS encoding AmpG family muropeptide MFS transporter is translated as MPRKTWRAALAAYASPSTLVLLLLGFAAGLPYMLVFSTLSVWLREAGVARETIGYASLIGLAYAFKWVWSPLLDQWRLPLLGKLGRRRSWLVLAQTLIVLGLIGMGFCDPQKHLSWLIAIAVLVAFASATQDIAVDAYRLEIANDSQQAALAASYMSGYRVAALLATAGALFFAEGFGSTGFSYKHSAWTGTYVLFGVLMIPALLTTLLMREPPVPLRTQLSAGRYSFIHQLASVFVLIILLVSVPAMFTQLYNTDFASVLFHDATLLDLLLEDRAFLRAILYTTLTALCLSRMGRRGLAPVLTPVNDFIVRYRWQALLLLGLIATYRMSDTVMGVMANVFYIDQGFTKDQIAGVSKIFGLIMTLLGAGVGGLLIVRFGILPILFIGGAASAATNLLFMLLADMGPNLNMLIVTISLDNFSSGLATSAFVAYLSSLTNLKFSATQYALLSSIMLLLPRLIGGYSGVMVEKLGYHKFFIVTAVMGIPTLILIALHWYQEIRGDGPAPANETETQEAP
- the dinB gene encoding DNA polymerase IV, whose amino-acid sequence is MTQRKIIHVDCDCFYAAIEMRDDPRLAGRPMAVGGSADRRGVIATCNYEARAFGVRSAMSSRHALNLCPDLLIVKPRMDVYKEVSKEIQAIFRDYTELIEPLSLDEAYLDVSDSPHFAGSATRIAQDIRRRVSRQLHITVSAGVAPNKFLAKIASDWKKPDGLFVITPDQVEGFVAGLPVSKLHGVGKVTAQKLERLGIVDCLQLREWGKLALVREFGSFGERLWGLARGIDERLVHNDSRRQSISVENTYDTDLPDLESCLEKLPHLMETLAGRVARLDSGYRPGKPFVKVKFHDFTQTTLEQAGAARDLESYQQLLSQAFARGGKPVRLLGIGVRLQDLRSGHEQLELFNR
- a CDS encoding proline--tRNA ligase; protein product: MRTSQYLLATLKETPSDAVVISHQLMLRAGMIRKLASGLYTWLPMGLRVMRKVEAIVREEMDAAGALEVLMPGIQPAELWQESGRWEQYGPELLRLKDRHDRDFCAGPTHEEVITDLCRNELSSYKQLPINLYQIQTKFRDEIRPRFGLMRGREFIMKDAYSFHADQPSLQVTYDRMHQAYCNIFTRLGLRFRPVEADNGSIGGAGSHEFHVLAESGEDDIVFSNGSDYAANIEKAEAVPRETSRPAPTEELRLVDTPDAKTIAQLVEGYNLPIEKTVKTLIVHAEEEGKLIALIVRGDHELNEIKAANQPGVASPLVMASDAELRDAIGAGAGSLGPLNLPLPIIIDRSVALMSDFGIGANIDDKHYFGVNWERDLPVPTVADLRNVVAGDPSPDGKGTLEIKRGIEVGHIFQLGTKYSEAMKCQVLGENGKPVTLTMGCYGIGVSRVVAAAIEQNNDDNGIIWSDSLAPFQIALVPLRYETEQVREATDKLYAELTAAGFEVLLDDRDKKTSPGIKFADMELIGIPHRIVVSDRGLAEGNLEYKSRTESEAQALPVADVLSFLQARIRR